In the genome of Eschrichtius robustus isolate mEscRob2 chromosome 12, mEscRob2.pri, whole genome shotgun sequence, one region contains:
- the LOC137773953 gene encoding histone H1.4-like, whose translation MSETVPAAPPVTSAEKTPVKKKARKCAGAVKRKASRPPVSELITKAVSASKERSGMSLAALKKALAAGGYDVEKNNSRIKLGLKSLVSKGTLVQTKGTGASGSFKLNKKSATEEAKPKAKKASATNPKKATGAKKPRKATGAASPKKTAKKTPKAKKPLAGTGAKKVVKSPKKVKTAKPKMAKSPAKARIHKHKVAKLKAVKPKKAAPKKK comes from the coding sequence ATGTCTGAAACCGTACCTGCTGCGCCTCCTGTTACTTCTGCGGAAAAGACGCCTGTGAAGAAGAAGGCTCGCAAGTGTGCTGGTGCCGTGAAGCGCAAGGCGTCCAGGCCCCCGGTATCCGAGCTCATCACCAAGGCTGTCTCCGCTTCCAAGGAGCGCAGCGGCATGTCCCTGGCTGCGCTCAAGAAGGCGCTGGCAGCTGGCGGCTACGACGTGGAGAAGAACAACAGTCGGATCAAGCTAGGTCTCAAGAGCCTGGTGAGTAAGGGCACCCTGGTGCAGACCAAGGGCACCGGCGCCTCTGGCTCTTTCAAGCTCAACAAGAAGTCGGCCACCGAGGAAGCGAAGCCCAAAGCCAAGAAAGCGAGCGCGACCAACCCCAAGAAGGCTACTGGGGCAAAGAAGCCCAGGAAGGCCACAGGCGCTGCCAGTCCGAAAAAAACCGCCAAGAAGACCCCAAAGGCAAAGAAACCATTAGCAGGTACCGGGGCCAAGAAAGTGGTCAAGAGCCCGAAAAAGGTGAAGACAGCCAAACCGAAGATGGCCAAGAGTCCAGCCAAGGCCAGAATTCATAAGCACAAGGTAGCCAAGCTTAAAGCGGTCAAGCCAAAGAAGGCGGCCCCCAAAAagaagtaa
- the LOC137773958 gene encoding histone H4 — MSGRGKGGKGLGKGGAKRHRKVLRDNIQGITKPAIRRLARRGGVKRISGLIYEETRGVLKVFLENVIRDAVTYTEHAKRKTVTAMDVVYALKRQGRTLYGFGG, encoded by the coding sequence ATGTCTGGGCGTGGTAAAGGTGgaaaggggctggggaagggtggCGCCAAGCGCCACCGCAAAGTTCTGCGAGATAACATCCAGGGCATCACTAAGCCGGCCATCCGTCGCTTAGCCCGACGTGGTGGCGTCAAGCGTATCTCTGGTCTTATCTACGAGGAGACCCGCGGGGTGTTGAAAGTATTTCTGGAGAACGTGATCCGGGACGCTGTTACCTACACCGAGCACGCCAAGCGCAAGACTGTCACCGCCATGGACGTGGTCTACGCGCTCAAGCGGCAGGGCCGCACTCTTTACGGCTTTGGTGGCTGA